Proteins from a single region of Rana temporaria chromosome 5, aRanTem1.1, whole genome shotgun sequence:
- the LOC120939937 gene encoding metalloreductase STEAP4-like, with product MKHICHFLTMETNGIDLTPLNLNSTETNNSICIFGTGDFGRSLGFKLLQSGFHVIFGSRDPTRANLLPKGVEVLGHAEAAQKCPLIILAVQRDHYSPFLGKLEDVLEGKVLVDVSNNLKINQYPESNAEYLAQMLPGAKVVKAFNTVSSWSLQSGTLDASRQVFVCSDDNTAKQKVMDIARAIGLTPQDNGSLVAAKEIENYPLQLFPMWRLPFYLCAGLTVLVFLYCVINDVVYSAVVLEKDISFRLAISIPNKVFPIVSLILLALVYLPGVFAAIIQLYRGTKYSRFPNWLDRWMLCRKQLGLVALSYAFLHAIYTLVIPIRYYVRHRIATNTIAQAKNNETSTFSTITAWRSDLYIALGILGFFFYVLLGITSLPSVSNSVNWREFRFVQSKLGYLTLVLCTGHAFVFGWNRFLNVGHFRWYMPPAYTLSLVIPCVVLIFKFILIIPCIDKRITKIRQGWERRSTAQADKKFKNGHVAI from the exons ACAATGGAAACCAATGGGATTGATCTGACCCCCCTAAACTTGAATTCAACTGAAACAAACAACAGCATTTGTATTTTTGGAACTGGGGACTTTGGCCGATCACTCGGATTTAAATTGCTACAGAGTGGCTTCCATGTGATATTTGGGAGCCGAGACCCTACAAGGGCCAATTTGCTCCCCAAGGGGGTGGAAGTGCTAGGCCACGCTGAGGCGGCACAAAAATGCCCACTGATCATTTTGGCCGTACAGAGGGACCATTATAGTCCTTTTCTCGGGAAACTTGAAGATGTTTTGGAGGGAAAAGTCTTAGTGGATGTCAGTAACAACCTGAAGATAAACCAGTACCCAGAATCCAATGCGGAATATCTTGCCCAGATGCTACCAGGAGCTAAAGTCGTCAAAGCATTCAACACGGTGTCATCATGGTCTCTGCAGTCTGGAACCCTGGATGCCAGCAGACAG GTCTTTGTGTGCTCAGATGACAACACAGCCAAACAGAAGGTGATGGACATTGCCCGTGCCATTGGGTTGACACCACAAGATAACGGATCATTAGTGGCAGCTAAAGAAATCGAGAATTACCCCCTCCAGCTTTTCCCTATGTGGAGACTCCCCTTTTACCTATGCGCAGGACTAACTGTTCTTGTTTTTCTTTACTGCGTGATCAATGACGTTGTCTACTCTGCGGTTGTCCTTGAAAAAGATATCTCCTTCCGACTGGCCATCTCAATTCCGAACAAGGTATTCCCCATTGTCTCTCTCATACTGCTGGCCTTGGTCTACCTTCCAGGAGTGTTTGCCGCCATTATTCAGCTGTATCGTGGCACAAAGTACAGCCGCTTCCCCAACTGGCTGGACCGCTGGATGTTGTGTAGGAAGCAGCTGGGATTGGTTGCCCTGTCCTATGCCTTTCTCCATGCCATCTACACGCTGGTGATTCCAATTCGATATTATGTACGGCACAGGATAGCCACCAACACCATAGCCCAG GCCAAGAATAATGAAACCAGCACCTTCTCAACAATCACAGCCTGGAGGTCAGACTTATACATAGCCCTGGGAATTCTTGGATTTTTCTTCTATGTTCTCCTTGGAATAACATCATTGCCATCTGTTAGTAACTCTGTCAACTGGAGAGAATTCCGCTTTGTCCAG TCTAAACTCGGCTACCTCACCCTGGTGCTGTGCACAGGACACGCATTTGTGTTTGGCTGGAACAGGTTCCTGAATGTTGGTCATTTCAGATGGTATATGCCCCCTGCCTATACGCTCTCTTTGGTCATCCCATGTGTCGTGCTGATCTTCAAATTCATTCTCATAATCCCGTGTATTGATAAGCGGATTACCAAAATACGGCAGGGCTGGGAAAGACGGTCCACAGCTCAAGCAGATAAGAAGTTTAAAAATGGCCATGTCGCTATATAA